A region from the Chrysoperla carnea chromosome 4, inChrCarn1.1, whole genome shotgun sequence genome encodes:
- the LOC123299284 gene encoding ADP-ribosylation factor-like protein 1 — translation MGGLFSYFKGLLGAREMRILILGLDGAGKTTILYRLQVGEVVTTIPTIGFNVEQVTYKNLKFQVWDLGGQTSIRPYWRCYYSNTDAIIYVVDSADRDRIGISKDELLYMLREEELAGAILVVLANKQDMQGCMSVAEVHQALGLDALKNRTFQIFKTSATKGEGLDQAMDWLSNTLQSRK, via the exons atgg GTGGTCTCTTCAGTTATTTCAAGGGTTTATTGGGTGCAAGAGAGATGCGAATTTTAATATTAGGTTTAGATGGGGCTGGTAAAACAACTATATTATATAGATTACAAGTAGGTGAAGTAGTTACCACAATACCAACAATCGGCTTTAATGTTGAACAAGTCAcatacaaaaacttaaaatttcaagtatggGATTTAGGTGGACAAACGAGTATAAg gccGTATTGGCGATGCTATTACAGTAATACAGATGCAATTATATACGTTGTGGATTCAGCGGATAGAGACCGGATAGGAATATCTAAagatgaattattatatatgttaagG GAAGAAGAGTTAGCTGGTGCAATATTGGTAGTATTGGCAAATAAACAAGATATGCAAGGTTGTATGTCCGTAGCAGAAGTACATCAAGCATTAGGATTGGATGCATTAAAAAATCGTacatttcaaatattcaaaacgTCAGCAACAAAGGGTGAAGGTTTGGATCAAGCAATGGATTGGCTTTCAAATACATTACAATCTAGAAAATAG